In a single window of the Tribolium castaneum strain GA2 chromosome 8, icTriCast1.1, whole genome shotgun sequence genome:
- the PIP4K gene encoding phosphatidylinositol 5-phosphate 4-kinase type-2 alpha: MMSLPSSMGPSKLKKKHFRVKHQKVKLFRANEPFLSVFMWGINHTINELMHVTIPVMLLPDDFRAYSKIKVDNHLFNKENMSSHFKVKEYCPLVFRNIRERFGIDDLDYKESLTRSQPLPEDSSGKSGAKFYQSFDKLFIIKTLTSEEVERMHSFLKHYHPYIVERHGKTLLPQYLGMYRLTVDNAETYIVVTRNVFSNHLNIHRKFDLKGSTVDREASEKEREKDLPTLKDNDFVNEQMKVYIGEEAKQKLMDTLTADVEFLTKLHLMDYSLLLGIHEVERGEQEMARERELESENAGQESDESESGSGLESRNFGFNTPPDSPNALAQFMREHSLQYEGGIIPELDIYAIPSCESAPVKEIYFIAIIDVLTHYGVKKQAAKAAKTVKYGSNVDGISTCDPEQYGKRFIDFISKAIE; the protein is encoded by the exons ATGATGTCTTTGCCGAGCAGCATGGGGCCGTCGAAGCTCAAAAAGAAACACTTCAGGGTGAAGCACCAGAAAGTCAAGCTTTTTAGGGCGAACGAGCCGTTTCTGTCGGTCTTCATGTGGGGGATTAACCACACG ATTAATGAACTGATGCATGTCACCATCCCTGTCATGCTTCTGCCAGACGATTTTCGGGCCTATTCCAAAATCAAAGTTGATAATCATCTGTTCAATAA AGAGAATATGTCCTCGCATTTTAAGGTTAAGGAATACTGTCCTTTGGTGTTTAGGAATATCAGGGAGAGGTTTGGAATTGATGATTTAGACTATAAGGAATCTCTGACTAG ATCGCAACCCTTGCCGGAAGACTCAAGTGGCAAAAGTGGCGCCAAGTTTTACCAAAGTTTCGACAAACTCTTCATCATTAAAACACTGACTTCTGAAGAGGTCGAGAGGATGCATTCGTTCCTCAAACATTATCATCCG TATATTGTCGAGAGACACGGCAAAACCCTCTTGCCTCAATACCTCGGAATGTACCGTCTAACAGTCGACAATGCTGAAACCTACATTGTCGTAACCCGAAACGTTTTCTCAAACCATTTAAACATCCATCGAAAATTCGACCTGAAAGGTTCGACAGTCGACCGCGAAGCGTCCGAAAAAGAACGCGAAAAAGACCTTCCCACGCTCAAAGATAACGATTTCGTCAACGAACAAATGAAAGTTTACATAGGCGAAGAGGCCAAGCAGAAATTGATGGATACGTTAACGGCCGATGTggaatttttgaccaaattgcATTTGATGGATTATAGTCTTTTGCTTG gAATCCACGAGGTGGAGAGAGGCGAGCAAGAAATGGCAAGGGAAAGAGAATTAGAGTCGGAAAATGCCGGACAAGAGTCGGACGAAAGTGAGAGTGGATCGGGTTTAGAAAGTCGAAATTTTGGGTTTAATACGCCGCCAGATTCGCCGAACGCACTTGCTCAGTTCATGCGAGAACATAGTCTGCAATATGAAG GTGGGATAATCCCCGAACTGGACATCTATGCCATACCCAGCTGCGAGTCAGCCCCCGTGAAGGAGATCTACTTTATCGCCATAATCGACGTACTTACCCATTACGGCGTAAAAAAGCAGGCAGCAAAGGCCGCCAAAACGGTGAAATACGGCTCAAATGTCGACGGAATCAGTACCTGCGATCCGGAACAGTACGGCAAGCGATTTATCGACTTCATAAGCAAAGCAATCGAATAG
- the Usp32 gene encoding ubiquitin carboxyl-terminal hydrolase 32 isoform X2, whose translation MGAKDSKRSCLPYEDAVKRMSEEEYKRICEAFKRLSGGNQLLSKQSFILHVLGDGVPQAIAEWLYLACGGTPRGIALKDLVCGLVLLTKGKQDEKIRFLFTLYCNDSGTHITRSEFYSALQTEGTLPPDKPNRPNILWERTMLSLFPVGQDRVTYEHFSAWIQYNKEATILSKWLLSNPCVSLSSEVEAPTFYQTLAGVTHLEEQDICELEKCFWTLQGSSPSCHLDLNCVRSMVCPPIPLTACEGLFLALDVNRDGHIDFKELCCGISAACRGPIAERMKFCFKIFDMDRDCYLNPDELQHMIHTLMLVANENNKRFNGYDGNFDSDKEEDHSKILQSLTQRLDERGGLSQEEFLVWGVEDNGLVEPMLELLFQVCHVSFVLRPACRHHEHDIVTGWLEREERRGYHVGQFWYLISSEWWQNWLSYTTAPRNNLDHCTCRTATDPRLVEEGIVCDESLISNGTDSNEFNSNSMESMGDLLGKGDTCSIASSSGVSSSSGTTGSKRSQGMPGPIDNSNLVAEPLHKVRTLTGEGGRLKRDTPLVQHRDFELVPDSLWKALAHWYGGPLPLPRQVILPPGSCDVELELYPLNLSIWMHQSQAVGSAASWSSVVGGYGAAALNTAGITTSPISSPRRYLAHTAAFSRLANVRQVIEFLCLRLSLRVEDVRLWHIRDTTTLLEDENATLQDLSVIDGDKILLEVRNKDLTWPEELGALVAGGQTTLSAERRPTICLPPGATGLHNLGNTCFMNAALQAVSNTRPLTLYFQRDGQLCELNSVNPLGTKGMVARRYAELCRELWAGSTRSVAPLKLRYCVTKHAPHLGGGGQHDSQELLAWLLDALHEDLNRVARKQYSELKDSGGRPDEVVAEEAWVQHLARDHSIITDLFYGQLKSKVTCQTCGHESVRFDPFNLLSLPLPMESYTLCEVLVVRLNGETPIKYGLRLNSEAKYIELKQQLERLCNIKTERLLLAELAYSQIRQVLNDDVRINPGTATELYAYELPEDHQETEEISNDVDVEVAVSDSPLARSPENRQKTDSHLMNGGVVLKKASIISHSFSDTSSTSSKFPSYLIALHRKCVRQETYFLSQQKSKPSLFGSPLLLGFRPNSTCQSLYEAVWGQVTRFLSPLPQSDQTNHATDCDDSLGYEFPFTLKAVLQGGQICAICHWTQFCRGCTLPCSNDLVVDHCRGNLNGMCIAIDWDPTALHLRYQSNREKLWIEDESVSRCQKLHTEPIDLDNCLKAFTSEERLETKYHCSNCQDKQPATKKLQIWRLPPILIIHLKRFDCVNNKWVKTQKVVNFPFKDFDPTAYLASVPQETILRHLQLREKRQDLESSCDSQTSVKTIEESTETNCTTNEHSKLLTTDNKPKVQLNKVRARLESTSLLKTPIIDEHLKDYHQHKLLPGQDPFDLKYQLYAVVSHSGMLNGGHYISYACNPNGNWYCYNDSSCREVLTEIVEPVKPKKSTCTPLRRRKNTQSSEKEEETCNTDPKETTCDDTTVTKPEPNYKKCAYSDVKTPKIDTSSAYILFYERSGLDYKPYLPEVVSNGQIVPEVELDENESELRKQLCSIQ comes from the exons ATGGGAGCAAAGGACTCGAAACGGTCGTGCTTGCCCTACGAGGATGCCGTCAAGCGAA TGTCTGAGGAGGAATACAAGCGGATATGCGAGGCGTTCAAGCGGCTGAGCGGCGGCAACCAGCTCCTGAGCAAGCAGAGCTTCATCCTGCACGTGCTGGGCGATGGGGTGCCCCAGGCGATCGCCGAGTGGCTGTACCTCGCCTGCGGCGGCACGCCGCGCGGCATCGCCCTCAAGGACCTCGTCTGCGGCCTGGTGCTGCTCACCAAGGGCAAGCAGGACGAGAAAATTCGCTTCCTGTTCACGCTGTATTGCAACGATTCGGGAACGCATATCACCAGGAGCGAGTTCTACAGCGCCTTGCAAACCGAGGGCACGCTGCCGCCCGATAAGCCCAACAGGCCCAACATCCTGTGGGAGAGGACGATGCTCTCGCTGTTCCCCGTGGGACAGGATCGAGTGACCTATGAGCATTTCAGTGCTTGGATACAGTACAACAAGGAGGCGACGATCTTGTCCAAGTG gTTACTCTCAAACCCTTGCGTATCGCTAAGTTCGGAAGTGGAAGCGCCAACTTTTTACCAGACATTGGCCGGTGTGACACATTTGGAAGAACAAGATATTTGCGAATTAGAGAAATGTTTTTGGACACTTCAAGGCTCTTCACCTTCGTGCCATTTAGATTTAAATTGTGTCCGGTCGATGGTTTGTCCCCCGATTCCGTTGACCGCATGCGAGGG attATTTTTAGCGCTCGATGTGAACAGAGACGGCCATATCGATTTCAAAGAATTGTGCTGTGGGATTTCGGCGGCGTGTCGTGGACCAATAGCTGAACGaatgaaat TTTGTTTCAAAATCTTCGATATGGATAGAGATTGTTATCTGAATCCGGACGAGCTTCAACATATGATTCATACTTTGATGCTTGTTGCGAATGAAAATAACAAGAGATTTAACGGTTACGATGGGAATTTTGATAGTGATAAGGAAGAGGATCatagtaaaattttgcaatcttTGACTCAAAGACTTGACGAGAGAGGGGGCTTGAGTCAGGAGGAGTTTTTGGTTTGGGGTGTTGAAGATAATGGATTGGTTGAGCCGATGTTGGAGTTGTTGTTTCAAGTTTGTCACGTTTCGTTCGTTTTAAGGCCGGCTTGTAGACACCACGAGCACGATATTG TGACGGGATGGCTGGAACGCGAAGAGCGCCGTGGCTACCACGTGGGCCAATTCTGGTACCTCATCTCGTCCGAATGGTGGCAAAACTGGCTAAGCTACACGACCGCCCCTCGCAACAACCTCGACCACTGCACGTGCCGCACCGCCACCGACCCGCGCCTCGTCGAAGAGGGCATCGTCTGCGACGAGAGCCTCATCAGCAATGGCACCGATTCGAACGAATTCAACTCGAACAGCATGGAATCGATGGGGGACCTCCTCGGCAAAGGCGATACCTGCAGCATTGCCTCGAGTTCGGGCGTTTCGAGCAGTTCGGGCACAACGGGCTCGAAACGAAGTCAAGGCATGCCGGGACCCATCGACAATTCGAACCTCGTTGCCGAACCGTTGCATAAAGTGAGAACGCTGACGGGCGAAGGCGGGAGATTAAAGCGGGATACACCGTTGGTGCAACATCGGGATTTTGAACTGGTTCCCGATTCGCTGTGGAAGGCGTTGGCGCATTGGTATGGGGGTCCGTTGCCGTTGCCGCGGCAGGTGATTTTGCCGCCGGGGAGTTGCGATGTTGAGTTGGAGTTGTATCCGTTGAATTTGAGTATTTGGATGCATCAGTCGCAAGCGGTGGGGTCGGCGGCGTCTTGGAGCAGTGTGGTTGGAgg CTATGGAGCCGCCGCCCTCAACACCGCCGGCATAACCACCTCCCCCATCTCCTCCCCTCGCCGTTACCTCGCCCACACCGCCGCCTTCAGCCGCCTCGCCAACGTCCGCCAAGTGATCGAATTCCTCTGTCTCCGACTCAGCCTCCGTGTGGAAGACGTCCGATTGTGGCACATCAGGGACACCACCACCCTCCTCGAAGACGAGAACGCCACCCTCCAAGACCTGAGCGTCATCGACGGCGATAAAATCCTCCTGGAGGTGCGCAATAAGGACCTGACATGGCCCGAAGAACTTGGTGCTTTGGTCGCCGGCGGTCAGACAACGCTCAGTGCCGAACGTCGACCGACAATTTGTCTGCCACCTGGTGCTACAGGCTTGCATAATCTCGGCAATACGTGTTTTATGAATGCGGCACTGCAAGCGGTTTCAAATACGCGACCGTTAACGTTGTATTTTCAAAGGGATGGTCAGTTGTGCGAATTGAATAGTGTGAATCCGTTGGGTACGAAGGGAATGGTGGCGAGGCGATATGCCGAGTTGTGTAGGGAGTTGTGGGCCGGGTCGACGAGGAGTGTGGCGCCGTTGAAGTTGAGGTATTGTGTCACCAAACATGCGCCGCATTTGGGAGGCGGAGGACAACATGATTCGcag gAGCTTCTGGCATGGCTACTGGACGCCCTCCACGAGGACTTAAACAGGGTAGCACGTAAACAATACTCAGAACTGAAAGATTCCGGAGGACGTCCGGACGAAGTGGTCGCTGAGGAGGCATGGGTTCAACATTTGGCCCGAGATCATTCGATTATAACCGATCTATTTTACGGCCAATTAAAAAGCAAAGTCACTTGTCAAACGTGCGGCCACGAATCGGTCCGATTCGACCCATTCAACTTGTTAAGTTTGCCATTACCGATGGAAAGTTATACGTTATGCGAagttttag TTGTAAGATTAAACGGCGAAACGCCGATAAAATACGGCCTCCGCCTCAACTCCGAAGCGAAATATATCGAACTGAAGCAACAGCTCGAACGTCTGTGCAATATCAAAACCGAACGCCTGCTTCTGGCCGAACTTGCCTATTCGCAAATCAGACAAGTGTTGAACGACGATGTCCGGATAAATCCGGGCACGGCGACCGAATTGTACGCTTATGAGTTACCAGAGGATCATCAAGAAACCGAAGAGATAAGTAACGATGTCG ATGTGGAGGTTGCCGTTTCCGATAGTCCATTGGCCCGCAGTCCTGAG AACAGGCAAAAAACCGATAGTCATCTAATGAATGGAGGAGTTGTCCTGAAAAAAGCCTCAATCATATCACATTCCTTTTCGGACACTTCCTCAACATCGTCAAAATTTCCAAGTTATTTAATAGCCTTACATCGGAAATGTGTCCGACAAGAAACCTACTTTCTCTCACAACAGAAAAGCAAACCGAGTTTATTTGGTTCACCACTTTTACTTGGTTTTCGTCCAAATAGTACGTGTCAGAGCTTATACGAAGCGGTTTGGGGACAAGTAACCAGGTTTCTGAGCCCTCTGCCGCAGAGCGACCAAACTAACCATGCCACAGACTG tgATGACTCCTTGGGATACGAATTCCCTTTTACGCTGAAGGCCGTTCTTCAAGGCGGCCAAATTTGTGCAATATGTCACTGGACGCAGTTTTGTCGTGGTTGTACTCTACCTTGTAGCAATGATTTGGTTGTGGACCATTGTCGAGGGAATTTGAATGGGATGTGTATTGCGATCGATTGGGATCCGACCGCTTTGCATTTGAGGTATCAGAGCAATAGGGAAAAG TTGTGGATAGAAGATGAGTCTGTTAGTAGATGTCAGAAGTTGCATACGGAACCCATTGATTTGGATAATTGTTTAAAAGCGTTCACGTCTGAAGAAAGACTAGAAACAAAGTATCATTGTTCCAATTGTCAGGATAAACAACCGGCGACGAAGAAATTGCAAATTTGGCGGTTGCCACCGATATTG ATAATCCATTTGAAGCGCTTCGATTGTGTGAACAACAAATGGGTAAAAACCCAAAAAGTGGTAAATTTCCCATTCAAAGATTTCGATCCAACGGCATATCTCGCATCCGTACCGCAAGAAACAATTTTACGTCATCTACAACTACGCGAAAAACGTCAAGATCTGGAAAGTTCATGTGATAGTCAAACATCGGTTAAAACAATCGAAGAAAGCACCGAAACAAATTGTACAACAAACGAACATTCGAAACTTTTAACAACCGACAACAAACCGAAAGTGCAACTGAACAAAGTCAGAGCTCGCCTAGAATCAACCAGTTTGTTGAAAACACCAATCATCGACGAGCATCTCAAGGACTACCATCAGCACAAATTATTACCCGGACAGGATCCCTTCGATCTGAAATACCAACTTTATGCTGTTGTG agTCATTCAGGGATGTTAAATGGGGGCCATTACATCTCCTACGCTTGCAATCCGAACGGGAACTGGTACTGTTACAATGACAGTTCGTGCCGGGAGGTTCTAACCGAAATAGTAGAACCGGTTAAACCGAAAAAGTCGACTTGTACGCCACTGCGTCGCCGCAAAAACACGCAATCTAGCGAGAAGGAGGAAGAGACCTGTAATACCGACCCGAAGGAAACCACTTGCGATGACACCACCGTTACTAAACCGGAAccgaattacaaaaaatgtgcttATAGTGACGTGAAAACCCCGAAAATCGACACTAGTTCGGcgtatattttgttttacgaAAGGTCGGGCCTCGATTACAAACCGTATCTTCCCGAGGTCGTTTCGAACGGTCAAATCGTGCCTGAAGTTGAACTGGACGAGAATGAATCTGAGTTACGTAAGCAATTGTGTTCCATTCAgtaa
- the Usp32 gene encoding ubiquitin carboxyl-terminal hydrolase 32 isoform X1 has translation MGAKDSKRSCLPYEDAVKRMSEEEYKRICEAFKRLSGGNQLLSKQSFILHVLGDGVPQAIAEWLYLACGGTPRGIALKDLVCGLVLLTKGKQDEKIRFLFTLYCNDSGTHITRSEFYSALQTEGTLPPDKPNRPNILWERTMLSLFPVGQDRVTYEHFSAWIQYNKEATILSKWLLSNPCVSLSSEVEAPTFYQTLAGVTHLEEQDICELEKCFWTLQGSSPSCHLDLNCVRSMVCPPIPLTACEGLFLALDVNRDGHIDFKELCCGISAACRGPIAERMKFCFKIFDMDRDCYLNPDELQHMIHTLMLVANENNKRFNGYDGNFDSDKEEDHSKILQSLTQRLDERGGLSQEEFLVWGVEDNGLVEPMLELLFQVCHVSFVLRPACRHHEHDIVTGWLEREERRGYHVGQFWYLISSEWWQNWLSYTTAPRNNLDHCTCRTATDPRLVEEGIVCDESLISNGTDSNEFNSNSMESMGDLLGKGDTCSIASSSGVSSSSGTTGSKRSQGMPGPIDNSNLVAEPLHKVRTLTGEGGRLKRDTPLVQHRDFELVPDSLWKALAHWYGGPLPLPRQVILPPGSCDVELELYPLNLSIWMHQSQAVGSAASWSSVVGGYGAAALNTAGITTSPISSPRRYLAHTAAFSRLANVRQVIEFLCLRLSLRVEDVRLWHIRDTTTLLEDENATLQDLSVIDGDKILLEVRNKDLTWPEELGALVAGGQTTLSAERRPTICLPPGATGLHNLGNTCFMNAALQAVSNTRPLTLYFQRDGQLCELNSVNPLGTKGMVARRYAELCRELWAGSTRSVAPLKLRYCVTKHAPHLGGGGQHDSQELLAWLLDALHEDLNRVARKQYSELKDSGGRPDEVVAEEAWVQHLARDHSIITDLFYGQLKSKVTCQTCGHESVRFDPFNLLSLPLPMESYTLCEVLVVRLNGETPIKYGLRLNSEAKYIELKQQLERLCNIKTERLLLAELAYSQIRQVLNDDVRINPGTATELYAYELPEDHQETEEISNDVDVEVAVSDSPLARSPEVRGGSALCMPNILCFKNRQKTDSHLMNGGVVLKKASIISHSFSDTSSTSSKFPSYLIALHRKCVRQETYFLSQQKSKPSLFGSPLLLGFRPNSTCQSLYEAVWGQVTRFLSPLPQSDQTNHATDCDDSLGYEFPFTLKAVLQGGQICAICHWTQFCRGCTLPCSNDLVVDHCRGNLNGMCIAIDWDPTALHLRYQSNREKLWIEDESVSRCQKLHTEPIDLDNCLKAFTSEERLETKYHCSNCQDKQPATKKLQIWRLPPILIIHLKRFDCVNNKWVKTQKVVNFPFKDFDPTAYLASVPQETILRHLQLREKRQDLESSCDSQTSVKTIEESTETNCTTNEHSKLLTTDNKPKVQLNKVRARLESTSLLKTPIIDEHLKDYHQHKLLPGQDPFDLKYQLYAVVSHSGMLNGGHYISYACNPNGNWYCYNDSSCREVLTEIVEPVKPKKSTCTPLRRRKNTQSSEKEEETCNTDPKETTCDDTTVTKPEPNYKKCAYSDVKTPKIDTSSAYILFYERSGLDYKPYLPEVVSNGQIVPEVELDENESELRKQLCSIQ, from the exons ATGGGAGCAAAGGACTCGAAACGGTCGTGCTTGCCCTACGAGGATGCCGTCAAGCGAA TGTCTGAGGAGGAATACAAGCGGATATGCGAGGCGTTCAAGCGGCTGAGCGGCGGCAACCAGCTCCTGAGCAAGCAGAGCTTCATCCTGCACGTGCTGGGCGATGGGGTGCCCCAGGCGATCGCCGAGTGGCTGTACCTCGCCTGCGGCGGCACGCCGCGCGGCATCGCCCTCAAGGACCTCGTCTGCGGCCTGGTGCTGCTCACCAAGGGCAAGCAGGACGAGAAAATTCGCTTCCTGTTCACGCTGTATTGCAACGATTCGGGAACGCATATCACCAGGAGCGAGTTCTACAGCGCCTTGCAAACCGAGGGCACGCTGCCGCCCGATAAGCCCAACAGGCCCAACATCCTGTGGGAGAGGACGATGCTCTCGCTGTTCCCCGTGGGACAGGATCGAGTGACCTATGAGCATTTCAGTGCTTGGATACAGTACAACAAGGAGGCGACGATCTTGTCCAAGTG gTTACTCTCAAACCCTTGCGTATCGCTAAGTTCGGAAGTGGAAGCGCCAACTTTTTACCAGACATTGGCCGGTGTGACACATTTGGAAGAACAAGATATTTGCGAATTAGAGAAATGTTTTTGGACACTTCAAGGCTCTTCACCTTCGTGCCATTTAGATTTAAATTGTGTCCGGTCGATGGTTTGTCCCCCGATTCCGTTGACCGCATGCGAGGG attATTTTTAGCGCTCGATGTGAACAGAGACGGCCATATCGATTTCAAAGAATTGTGCTGTGGGATTTCGGCGGCGTGTCGTGGACCAATAGCTGAACGaatgaaat TTTGTTTCAAAATCTTCGATATGGATAGAGATTGTTATCTGAATCCGGACGAGCTTCAACATATGATTCATACTTTGATGCTTGTTGCGAATGAAAATAACAAGAGATTTAACGGTTACGATGGGAATTTTGATAGTGATAAGGAAGAGGATCatagtaaaattttgcaatcttTGACTCAAAGACTTGACGAGAGAGGGGGCTTGAGTCAGGAGGAGTTTTTGGTTTGGGGTGTTGAAGATAATGGATTGGTTGAGCCGATGTTGGAGTTGTTGTTTCAAGTTTGTCACGTTTCGTTCGTTTTAAGGCCGGCTTGTAGACACCACGAGCACGATATTG TGACGGGATGGCTGGAACGCGAAGAGCGCCGTGGCTACCACGTGGGCCAATTCTGGTACCTCATCTCGTCCGAATGGTGGCAAAACTGGCTAAGCTACACGACCGCCCCTCGCAACAACCTCGACCACTGCACGTGCCGCACCGCCACCGACCCGCGCCTCGTCGAAGAGGGCATCGTCTGCGACGAGAGCCTCATCAGCAATGGCACCGATTCGAACGAATTCAACTCGAACAGCATGGAATCGATGGGGGACCTCCTCGGCAAAGGCGATACCTGCAGCATTGCCTCGAGTTCGGGCGTTTCGAGCAGTTCGGGCACAACGGGCTCGAAACGAAGTCAAGGCATGCCGGGACCCATCGACAATTCGAACCTCGTTGCCGAACCGTTGCATAAAGTGAGAACGCTGACGGGCGAAGGCGGGAGATTAAAGCGGGATACACCGTTGGTGCAACATCGGGATTTTGAACTGGTTCCCGATTCGCTGTGGAAGGCGTTGGCGCATTGGTATGGGGGTCCGTTGCCGTTGCCGCGGCAGGTGATTTTGCCGCCGGGGAGTTGCGATGTTGAGTTGGAGTTGTATCCGTTGAATTTGAGTATTTGGATGCATCAGTCGCAAGCGGTGGGGTCGGCGGCGTCTTGGAGCAGTGTGGTTGGAgg CTATGGAGCCGCCGCCCTCAACACCGCCGGCATAACCACCTCCCCCATCTCCTCCCCTCGCCGTTACCTCGCCCACACCGCCGCCTTCAGCCGCCTCGCCAACGTCCGCCAAGTGATCGAATTCCTCTGTCTCCGACTCAGCCTCCGTGTGGAAGACGTCCGATTGTGGCACATCAGGGACACCACCACCCTCCTCGAAGACGAGAACGCCACCCTCCAAGACCTGAGCGTCATCGACGGCGATAAAATCCTCCTGGAGGTGCGCAATAAGGACCTGACATGGCCCGAAGAACTTGGTGCTTTGGTCGCCGGCGGTCAGACAACGCTCAGTGCCGAACGTCGACCGACAATTTGTCTGCCACCTGGTGCTACAGGCTTGCATAATCTCGGCAATACGTGTTTTATGAATGCGGCACTGCAAGCGGTTTCAAATACGCGACCGTTAACGTTGTATTTTCAAAGGGATGGTCAGTTGTGCGAATTGAATAGTGTGAATCCGTTGGGTACGAAGGGAATGGTGGCGAGGCGATATGCCGAGTTGTGTAGGGAGTTGTGGGCCGGGTCGACGAGGAGTGTGGCGCCGTTGAAGTTGAGGTATTGTGTCACCAAACATGCGCCGCATTTGGGAGGCGGAGGACAACATGATTCGcag gAGCTTCTGGCATGGCTACTGGACGCCCTCCACGAGGACTTAAACAGGGTAGCACGTAAACAATACTCAGAACTGAAAGATTCCGGAGGACGTCCGGACGAAGTGGTCGCTGAGGAGGCATGGGTTCAACATTTGGCCCGAGATCATTCGATTATAACCGATCTATTTTACGGCCAATTAAAAAGCAAAGTCACTTGTCAAACGTGCGGCCACGAATCGGTCCGATTCGACCCATTCAACTTGTTAAGTTTGCCATTACCGATGGAAAGTTATACGTTATGCGAagttttag TTGTAAGATTAAACGGCGAAACGCCGATAAAATACGGCCTCCGCCTCAACTCCGAAGCGAAATATATCGAACTGAAGCAACAGCTCGAACGTCTGTGCAATATCAAAACCGAACGCCTGCTTCTGGCCGAACTTGCCTATTCGCAAATCAGACAAGTGTTGAACGACGATGTCCGGATAAATCCGGGCACGGCGACCGAATTGTACGCTTATGAGTTACCAGAGGATCATCAAGAAACCGAAGAGATAAGTAACGATGTCG ATGTGGAGGTTGCCGTTTCCGATAGTCCATTGGCCCGCAGTCCTGAGGTAAGAGGTGGTTCGGCCCTTTGCATGCCCAACATTCTATGCTTTAAG AACAGGCAAAAAACCGATAGTCATCTAATGAATGGAGGAGTTGTCCTGAAAAAAGCCTCAATCATATCACATTCCTTTTCGGACACTTCCTCAACATCGTCAAAATTTCCAAGTTATTTAATAGCCTTACATCGGAAATGTGTCCGACAAGAAACCTACTTTCTCTCACAACAGAAAAGCAAACCGAGTTTATTTGGTTCACCACTTTTACTTGGTTTTCGTCCAAATAGTACGTGTCAGAGCTTATACGAAGCGGTTTGGGGACAAGTAACCAGGTTTCTGAGCCCTCTGCCGCAGAGCGACCAAACTAACCATGCCACAGACTG tgATGACTCCTTGGGATACGAATTCCCTTTTACGCTGAAGGCCGTTCTTCAAGGCGGCCAAATTTGTGCAATATGTCACTGGACGCAGTTTTGTCGTGGTTGTACTCTACCTTGTAGCAATGATTTGGTTGTGGACCATTGTCGAGGGAATTTGAATGGGATGTGTATTGCGATCGATTGGGATCCGACCGCTTTGCATTTGAGGTATCAGAGCAATAGGGAAAAG TTGTGGATAGAAGATGAGTCTGTTAGTAGATGTCAGAAGTTGCATACGGAACCCATTGATTTGGATAATTGTTTAAAAGCGTTCACGTCTGAAGAAAGACTAGAAACAAAGTATCATTGTTCCAATTGTCAGGATAAACAACCGGCGACGAAGAAATTGCAAATTTGGCGGTTGCCACCGATATTG ATAATCCATTTGAAGCGCTTCGATTGTGTGAACAACAAATGGGTAAAAACCCAAAAAGTGGTAAATTTCCCATTCAAAGATTTCGATCCAACGGCATATCTCGCATCCGTACCGCAAGAAACAATTTTACGTCATCTACAACTACGCGAAAAACGTCAAGATCTGGAAAGTTCATGTGATAGTCAAACATCGGTTAAAACAATCGAAGAAAGCACCGAAACAAATTGTACAACAAACGAACATTCGAAACTTTTAACAACCGACAACAAACCGAAAGTGCAACTGAACAAAGTCAGAGCTCGCCTAGAATCAACCAGTTTGTTGAAAACACCAATCATCGACGAGCATCTCAAGGACTACCATCAGCACAAATTATTACCCGGACAGGATCCCTTCGATCTGAAATACCAACTTTATGCTGTTGTG agTCATTCAGGGATGTTAAATGGGGGCCATTACATCTCCTACGCTTGCAATCCGAACGGGAACTGGTACTGTTACAATGACAGTTCGTGCCGGGAGGTTCTAACCGAAATAGTAGAACCGGTTAAACCGAAAAAGTCGACTTGTACGCCACTGCGTCGCCGCAAAAACACGCAATCTAGCGAGAAGGAGGAAGAGACCTGTAATACCGACCCGAAGGAAACCACTTGCGATGACACCACCGTTACTAAACCGGAAccgaattacaaaaaatgtgcttATAGTGACGTGAAAACCCCGAAAATCGACACTAGTTCGGcgtatattttgttttacgaAAGGTCGGGCCTCGATTACAAACCGTATCTTCCCGAGGTCGTTTCGAACGGTCAAATCGTGCCTGAAGTTGAACTGGACGAGAATGAATCTGAGTTACGTAAGCAATTGTGTTCCATTCAgtaa